From Afipia carboxidovorans OM5, one genomic window encodes:
- a CDS encoding TIGR01459 family HAD-type hydrolase — translation MTFPRFVPHLRDLVHNTDALISDIWGVVHNGVTSFPEACEALQTFRHNGGTVVMLTNSPRPTPAVIEQLRDLRVPDDCYDAIVTSGDLTRHDIAARPGEPLYAIGPDRDGPVFHGLDVTFAPLEDARYIVCTGLFDDEVETAEDYREILHAALTRKLPMICANPDIIVERGHKMIYCAGAVAELYRTLGGEVTFYGKPHAPAYERAFALVAEHRGQPVPRERMLAIGDSVRTDLAGANGAGLPCVFITRGIHAAEFAELQEIDAAATQRLFGDTKPPFALMRELRW, via the coding sequence ATGACGTTTCCCCGCTTCGTTCCGCATTTGCGCGACCTCGTGCACAACACCGACGCTCTCATCAGCGATATCTGGGGCGTGGTGCATAACGGCGTGACGTCGTTTCCGGAGGCTTGCGAGGCGCTGCAGACCTTCCGCCACAACGGCGGCACGGTGGTGATGCTGACGAACTCGCCGCGCCCGACACCGGCGGTGATAGAGCAGCTTCGCGACCTGCGCGTGCCCGACGATTGCTACGACGCCATCGTCACCTCGGGCGACCTCACGCGCCATGACATCGCCGCGCGCCCCGGCGAACCACTCTACGCCATTGGCCCCGATCGCGACGGCCCGGTGTTTCACGGCCTCGATGTCACCTTCGCGCCGCTGGAAGACGCACGCTACATCGTCTGCACCGGCCTGTTCGACGACGAGGTCGAGACCGCGGAGGATTATCGCGAGATCCTGCACGCTGCGCTCACGCGCAAGCTGCCGATGATCTGCGCCAATCCCGACATCATCGTCGAGCGTGGCCACAAGATGATCTATTGCGCGGGCGCGGTCGCCGAACTCTATCGCACGCTCGGCGGCGAGGTGACGTTCTACGGCAAGCCGCACGCCCCGGCGTACGAACGTGCGTTCGCGCTGGTGGCGGAGCATCGCGGCCAGCCCGTGCCGCGCGAGCGGATGCTGGCGATCGGAGATTCGGTGCGCACCGACCTTGCAGGAGCCAACGGCGCGGGACTGCCTTGCGTGTTCATCACCCGCGGCATTCACGCAGCCGAATTTGCGGAGCTGCAGGAGATCGACGCTGCCGCCACCCAGCGGCTGTTCGGCGACACCAAGCCGCCGTTCGCGCTGATGCGCGAACTGCGCTGGTAG